The nucleotide window AAGCCATTGAAGTATTAAGTGGTCTCGATCCGGTACGCAGACGACCGGGTATGTACACTGACACCATTCGCCCAAACCATTTGGGGCAAGAGGTTATCGACAACTCTGTCGATGAGGCCCTGGCCGGTCATGCCAGTAATATCCAAGTTATTTTACATGAAGATCAGTCACTTGAGGTTATTGATGACGGTCGAGGCATGCCCACAGATATCCACCCTGAAGAAGGGGTGCCTGGGGTTGAACTGATTTTCACTCGATTGCACGCCGGTGGTAAATTCTCAAATAAAAACTATCAATTCTCTGGTGGTTTGCATGGTGTTGGTATTTCCGTTGTTAATGCCTTGTCCAAACGAGTAGAAGTCATTGTTCGTCGTAATCAACAAGTGTTTGAAATGGCATTTGAGAATGGTGAAAAAGTCTCTGATCTCACCGTCACCGGTAGCGTAGGTAAAAGAAATACAGGTTCACGAGTGCGATTTTGGCCCGATGGTGGCTATTTCGATTCACATAAGTTTTCAGTGGCTAAAATGGCACACATCCTTAAGGCCAAAGCGGTACTTTGCCCTGGTTTATCGATTAAGTTTCACGATAAAGTTGGTAATGAAAAGTATCAGTGGTGCTATGAAAACGGCCTTGAAGACTATTTAAAAGAAGCAGTAAATAAATTTACCAATCTTCCAGAAGAGCCATTTATTGGCAGTTTTTCATCACAGCATGAAGCCGTCGACTGGGCTGTAACTTGGTTACCAGATGGCGGTGATAATGTTGGTGAGAGCTATGTAAACCTTATCCCGACCATTCAAGGCGGTACCCATGTCAACGGTTTACGTCAGGGGTTATTGGATTCCATGCGTGAGTTTTGTGAATTTAGAAACCTTATTCCGCGTGGCGTTAAACTGACGCCCGATGATGTTTGGGATAAGTGTTCTTATATCTTGTCGGTAAAAATTCAAGACCCACAATTTGCCGGACAGACCAAAGAGCGTTTGTCATCAAGGCAGTGTTCAGCGTTTGTGTCTGGTGTGGTCAAAGATTCATTCAGCTTATGGTTGAATGAGCATACTGAAATCGCCGAAGCCTTAGCTGAGTTTTGTATTTCCAATGCACAACGTCGCATGCGTGCCAGCAAAAAAGTGGTCCGTAAAAAGGTCACACAAGGTCCAGCCCTGCCAGGCAAGTTGACCGATTGTGGCTCACAAGAGCCAGAGCGCACCGAATTATTCTTAGTAGAGGGTGACTCTGCTGGTGGTAGTGCTAAACAGGCTCGAGACCGTGACTTTCAGGCGATCATGCCGCTGCGTGGTAAAATCCTAAACTCATGGGAAGTAGAATCAGGACAAATCCTTGCGTCACAGGAAATTCACGATATTTCCGTCGCCTTAGGAATCGATCCTGAGTCTGAAGATTTATCAAGCTTACGTTACGGTAAAATCTGTATCTTGGCGGATGCTGACTCTGATGGTTTGCATATCGCAACCTTACTTTGTGCATTGTTTATGCAGCACTTTTTGCCTTTAGTTCAAGCGGGTCATGTGCATGTAGCCATGCCACCGTTATATCGTATTGATGTCGGTAAAGAAGTATTTTACGC belongs to Thalassotalea sp. HSM 43 and includes:
- the parE gene encoding DNA topoisomerase IV subunit B, whose protein sequence is MTDQYNSEAIEVLSGLDPVRRRPGMYTDTIRPNHLGQEVIDNSVDEALAGHASNIQVILHEDQSLEVIDDGRGMPTDIHPEEGVPGVELIFTRLHAGGKFSNKNYQFSGGLHGVGISVVNALSKRVEVIVRRNQQVFEMAFENGEKVSDLTVTGSVGKRNTGSRVRFWPDGGYFDSHKFSVAKMAHILKAKAVLCPGLSIKFHDKVGNEKYQWCYENGLEDYLKEAVNKFTNLPEEPFIGSFSSQHEAVDWAVTWLPDGGDNVGESYVNLIPTIQGGTHVNGLRQGLLDSMREFCEFRNLIPRGVKLTPDDVWDKCSYILSVKIQDPQFAGQTKERLSSRQCSAFVSGVVKDSFSLWLNEHTEIAEALAEFCISNAQRRMRASKKVVRKKVTQGPALPGKLTDCGSQEPERTELFLVEGDSAGGSAKQARDRDFQAIMPLRGKILNSWEVESGQILASQEIHDISVALGIDPESEDLSSLRYGKICILADADSDGLHIATLLCALFMQHFLPLVQAGHVHVAMPPLYRIDVGKEVFYALDEQEKDGVLDRIEAEKLRGKVNVQRFKGLGEMNPLQLRETTMDPNTRRLVQLTVDEFDTTMELMDMLLSKKRAGDRKEWLQEKGNLVNLT